From the Lepus europaeus isolate LE1 chromosome 14, mLepTim1.pri, whole genome shotgun sequence genome, the window TACGTTTCTGGGCCTTTGAAAGttgttcttttttatcttttttcttactTGATGGGGCTGTATTAGGAGTTTCAACTGAGATGATATTGCTTATGGATGTTGCAGAATTGATGGGATGATGGTTCTCCATGAACTGCTCTTTATTGTCCTTGGCATATTCAAACAATGTATAAGTCATGGCAGTGCCAAGATTAACTTCTACTGCTTCCTGTAACTTGGCTAATATACTCTGCTTTACAGCTGATGATATGGTGTTGTTAAAAAAAGCATTCATAGATATAATTGGAGGTGTTTGGGGATAGGTTTCTGTCCAGGAAATCTCTATTAAGAAAGCTTTGG encodes:
- the LOC133773902 gene encoding RWD domain-containing protein 4, whose product is MSANEDQEMELEALRSIYEGDESFRELSPVSFQYRIGENGDPKAFLIEISWTETYPQTPPIISMNAFFNNTISSAVKQSILAKLQEAVEVNLGTAMTYTLFEYAKDNKEQFMENHHPINSATSISNIISVETPNTAPSSKKKDKKEQLSKAQKRKLADKTDHKGELPRGWNWVDVVKHLSKTGSKDDE